One Bacillota bacterium genomic region harbors:
- a CDS encoding ABC transporter ATP-binding protein → MRLEGIRHSYPRPGGETLEVLKGIDLTLEQGDSVSIVGPSGGGKTTLLNIIGCLLRPTAGEVVIDGKATRSMSEKEQASIRNQKIGFIFQGSHLIPTLTVLENIMLPVWLGSRDGSRDYTARAHDLAKRFGLEERLNHLPHELSLGQRRRVAIARALIKEPAILLADEPTNDLDPPRAQQIGDILSLLNREGLTLLLVTHRWELAQISKRCYEAKDGQLFAIEEQSYKHEEIVSSK, encoded by the coding sequence ATTCGATTAGAAGGAATAAGGCATTCATACCCGCGCCCCGGCGGTGAGACCCTCGAAGTACTAAAGGGCATAGACCTAACTCTTGAGCAGGGTGACTCGGTATCAATTGTCGGTCCCTCTGGAGGCGGAAAAACCACTTTGTTAAATATCATTGGCTGCCTATTAAGACCTACTGCAGGCGAGGTTGTAATAGATGGTAAAGCCACTAGGTCGATGTCTGAAAAAGAACAGGCGAGTATACGCAACCAAAAGATAGGTTTTATCTTCCAGGGTTCTCACCTAATTCCAACCCTAACAGTGCTAGAAAACATAATGCTGCCTGTTTGGCTAGGAAGCAGGGATGGCTCACGAGATTACACCGCAAGGGCTCATGACCTCGCAAAGCGATTTGGGCTGGAGGAACGCCTGAACCACCTGCCCCACGAGTTAAGCTTGGGCCAGCGAAGGCGAGTCGCTATTGCCAGAGCGCTCATCAAAGAGCCTGCTATTTTATTGGCCGATGAACCGACCAACGATCTTGATCCACCAAGAGCACAGCAGATCGGAGATATCCTTTCCTTGCTTAATAGAGAAGGCCTGACTCTTTTACTCGTCACCCACCGGTGGGAGCTGGCACAGATTTCCAAGCGATGCTACGAGGCTAAAGACGGGCAACTTTTCGCAATTGAGGAACAATCCTATAAACATGAAGAGATCGTCTCAAGCAAATAA
- a CDS encoding FtsX-like permease family protein, with translation MVLRNIQRRPFHAILTIFVISITVTSLFTSLWLGRGLERGLNLGIQRLGADVIVLPEKAEAKPEQMLFTGTPLSVYMDKSLYKEILSLPGVKQATPQFFTKTIAASCCGLVSPGRIVGLDSNTDFVVAPWMINKLNRPLGDHELIIGSNIDMAVGDRIIIRGELFKTIEHLAPTGTGIDDTAFISMDTARRLAKESPDLQYLWTDKKPDQLFSAILVRVEDPGKTNEIVQAINKLSGVNAVPSLQVVQETRQRMHVVTSLLYALTAVLWLVSLASLLGRFASLVMERKTEIGILRALGARQWGVFRLILWEAGCLALVSALIGTALGWFVSSYLVKTISSGTTFPFLSLSLSETAGLLGWCLLAATATVILAALFPAYRTASLDPAWAIAQGELE, from the coding sequence TTGGTGCTAAGAAACATCCAGAGACGACCCTTTCATGCCATACTAACAATTTTTGTGATATCTATTACCGTAACCTCTTTATTTACCTCGCTTTGGCTTGGTCGGGGACTAGAGCGGGGCCTAAATCTAGGAATACAGAGGCTTGGAGCCGATGTGATAGTTCTTCCCGAAAAAGCTGAGGCTAAGCCTGAGCAGATGCTATTTACTGGTACCCCTTTAAGTGTCTATATGGATAAATCGCTTTACAAGGAAATCTTAAGCTTACCTGGAGTTAAGCAAGCTACACCGCAGTTCTTCACTAAAACAATAGCAGCTTCATGCTGCGGCCTGGTTTCTCCAGGCCGAATTGTGGGTCTTGATTCTAATACAGACTTTGTCGTAGCTCCCTGGATGATCAACAAACTAAACCGTCCACTGGGAGACCACGAGTTGATAATAGGTTCCAATATCGATATGGCGGTCGGGGATAGAATCATAATACGCGGGGAGCTATTTAAAACAATTGAACACCTTGCGCCAACAGGAACCGGTATCGACGATACCGCCTTCATAAGTATGGATACCGCCCGCCGCCTGGCAAAGGAAAGTCCTGATTTACAATACCTATGGACAGATAAAAAACCCGATCAACTGTTTTCAGCCATCCTTGTGCGCGTAGAGGATCCAGGGAAAACCAATGAGATAGTACAAGCTATTAATAAATTGTCTGGAGTAAATGCAGTTCCTTCCCTGCAGGTAGTCCAAGAAACCAGGCAAAGAATGCATGTAGTAACCTCCTTGCTTTACGCTTTAACAGCAGTGCTCTGGCTCGTATCTCTTGCGTCGCTGTTGGGGCGGTTTGCAAGTCTGGTAATGGAACGGAAAACAGAAATCGGTATTCTTCGGGCTCTTGGGGCAAGACAATGGGGCGTTTTCAGATTAATTCTTTGGGAAGCCGGATGCCTTGCTTTGGTCAGTGCACTGATAGGTACAGCACTGGGCTGGTTTGTGTCCAGCTACCTAGTTAAAACCATATCTTCAGGCACTACATTTCCATTTCTCTCGCTGTCGCTTTCAGAAACAGCCGGTCTTCTCGGGTGGTGCTTGTTAGCAGCGACAGCAACGGTAATCCTGGCGGCCCTATTCCCCGCTTACCGTACTGCGTCACTGGATCCTGCCTGGGCAATCGCCCAGGGAGAGTTAGAGTAA